AAAGAATAGCTATTGCAGGTATTGTTGCTATGAGACCAGAAATAATGATACTTGATGAACCTACAGCAGGCCTTGATCCTGAAGGAGTTAATAAAGTATTAAACATTCTTAATAAACTTAATAAAGAAGGAATGAGTATTGTAATATCCTCACATGACATAGAAATGGTAAATGAATTTGCAGAAAAGATATTTGTTTTATATAATGGAGAAATAATAGCTCAAGGAAATAAAAATGAAATATTTACCAATAAAGAATTATTAAAAAAAGCTCAGTTAAAAACGCCTGTAACAACAGAAATACTCTATAAATTAAAAGAAAACGGACTAAACGTTAATGTTGAAAAATTAACAATTAATGAGGTTTGTGAAGAAATAATAAAAGTGAAAAAAATTAATTAGTACTTTTTTTCCTATTTCTAAATCTTTCTTTAAGTTTGACAATAAATTCAAACTCATCATCTAGTTCTGGTGAGTTACCGAATCCACAATTTGGACAATGTATTTGATTGCAGTTATCATGCTTTCCACAACTAGAACATCCTCTATCTCCTAATTCCTTTTCATCAAATTCAAAACCACACATTCTGCATTTCATAAAATCACCATATAAAAAAAATAAAATAAACAATGAAGTTATTCAACTTCAATGTTTTTAGCCTCTTCTTTACGGATACAAAGATTGTATCCTTTAATTTTAAGTTCAATTGGGTCTCCTAAAGGAGCTACTTTTTGAATTTTAAGTTCTGCTCCTTTAACAAAACCCATACCTAATAAATGTCTCCTTAATGAGACGTCACCGTCTTCACTATAAGAAACAATTTTTGCTGTTTCACCAGAGGATAACATATCTAATGTTTTAGTCATTTTATCACCTAATTTTAATCTACTTGAATTATTAGAAGATTCCTAAATTACTGGTAATCGGATCAGCAGCTCCAATAATCGGACTCATTACACCATTATACCAGTCAATAAGTGGCATTAATGATGGTTCTAATACTCCACCTAAGTTAAATATAAGGAATGCAACAATATATGCAGTTACTAAAGTAATACCAGACATTATTAATGGCCATTTCCAACCATTGGTTTCTTCTTTAATTGCACCGATTGCAGCGAAACAAGGAACATATAACAGAGTAAATGCCATAAATGCAAATGCAGAAATTGGAGTAAATAAATCATGCATGGCATTATTAATTCCTTCACCTTCTTCCTCTACGCCGAACAGAGTACCAAATGTACTTACAACCACCTCTTTAGCAACTAACCCCATAACAATTGCAACAGCTGGTTGCCATTCTCCAAAACCAAGAGGAGCAAATATTGGCGCAATTACAGTACCAATCATACCAAGTGCACTCTCTTGAGATCCATATTCAACACCAAATGGAACACTACTTAAAATCCAAATAATAATAGATGCAGCAAGAATAATTGTACCTGCTTTTCTTAAAAATCCTTTTGTTTTCTCCCAAGTATGTAATAAAACACCTTTTACAGATGGTATTTTGTATGTTGGAAGTTCCATTACAAATGGAGAAGACATTCCTTTAAATAAGGTTCTTTTAAGTATAGCTGCCACTACTAAAGCAACGAGAATACCTAACATGTAAATTGCAAATAATACTTGACCTTCATAAGCTGTGAAAAATGCAGCTACAAATAAAGAGTAAATTGGTAACCTTGCAGTACAAGACATAAATGGAATAAGCATCATGGAAAGTAAACGGTCAGATTCGTTTTCCATAGTTCTTGTAGCCATAACTGCTGGTACACCACAACCAAATCCTAGAATCATAGGAATAAAAGCTTTACCATGAAGTCCAACAACTTTATGCATAATTTTATCTAATGCAAAAGCAGCTCTTGCTAAGTAACCACTATCTTCTAAGATACTTAAGAACAAGAACATGATGATAATCTGTGGCAAGAATACAAGTACACCACCTACACCACCAATTATACCATTAGATAAAAGTGAAGATAATGCATTATCACCTAATACTTCAACTACATATTCACCTAACCAACCAAAGAATCCATCAACTGCATCACAGAACGGAGCTGAGATTGTGAATGTAAGTTGGAACAATATGAACATGATAATTAAGAAAATAGGAATAGCTAATATCCTATTAGTTACTATTTTATCTATTTTATCAGTAGTTGTTTCTTTATAAACATCAGGTTTTTTAACAGCTTCTGCTACAAGACCATCAATAAATGCATATCTTGCATTTGCAACAACTTCTTCTGCACCTTCACCATAAATATCATGAAGATGTTTACTTACTTTATCTACTTCAACCATTATTTTGGAACTTTGACTAGATCCTTGAACTTTTTCTATTATGATTGAATCTTTTTCTAATAATTTAATTGCAGTCCATATTGAAGGAACATCTAAAAGATCATTATCTTTTTCAATTAATGCTTGAAGTTCAGCTAAATGAGTTTTTAATTCATCACCATAAGATAATTTTGCACCACTATCTACTTTTTTATCAGCAACATTTTGAACAGTGCGTAATAATTTATCAAAACCTTCTTTTGTTTTAGCATTCACTTCAACGACAGGGAATCCTAACAATTCCTCCATCAATTTAATATCAATAATATAGTCTTTTTTCTTTGCAAAATCGTTCATATTAAGAGCTATTACTAAATTTGCACCTAACTCCATCATTTGAACTGTTAAATATAAGTTACGTTCTAAATTAGCAGCATCAACTATATTAATAATCACATCAGAATCATCATCTACAATAAAATCTCTAGAAACGATTTCTTCAATAGAATGAGCACTTAATGCATAATTACCTGGTAAATCCACAACATCAAATGAAGCATCTTCAAATTTGAAACTACCTTCTGCCCTTTCAACAGTTTTTCCAGGCCAGTTTCCAACATGTTGACGCATACCAGTTAATTGATTGAATACAGTAGTTTTACCCACATTTGGGTTTCCTGCTAATCCTACGACATATTCTTTCATTAACCATTCTCCCATTTTGTTAAATAATGAATTATATTCTTAAAATAA
This DNA window, taken from Methanobrevibacter oralis, encodes the following:
- a CDS encoding FeoA family protein, which codes for MTKTLDMLSSGETAKIVSYSEDGDVSLRRHLLGMGFVKGAELKIQKVAPLGDPIELKIKGYNLCIRKEEAKNIEVE